The Neovison vison isolate M4711 chromosome 13, ASM_NN_V1, whole genome shotgun sequence genome includes a region encoding these proteins:
- the SAXO2 gene encoding stabilizer of axonemal microtubules 2 isoform X2: MYSSNIALTSSMDDYRAWDIQKIDLYKPEQAYHPPTVKFGNSTTFQDDYAPQEIKPRQSFKPSPVVKHSTVPFDGDTSHRLDYVPYQLELKFARPKEVYKPTSQPFEDLTTHRYDFQGLPGETAKICRPPYTRVTQNAHFEGSTEFRESFQPWEIPPPEVKKPQEYVPPAGTMQLNSTSHLDYVPYQTKRVSPIRPVSQRKCNNVPFQGKSTTKEDFPAWECCRQGLIKQQQQISNPSGRFDGWSTFRSHYVPHELIRTESCKPAHALLQSSAPFDDATMYSTEYTPKKQEVCPASYPSPPGYIFENTNSQGHKFFRKVTPIVEAF; encoded by the exons ATGTATTCTTCAAATATCGCCCTTACCAGTTCAATGG atgATTATAGAGCTTGGGACATTCAGAAAATTGACCTTTATAAACCAGAACAAGCTTACCACCCCCCCACCGTGAAATTTGGAAATTCAACCACATTTCAGGATGACTATGCTCCTCAGGAGATAAAGCCCAGGCAAAGTTTTAAACCCAGCCCCGTGGTCAAACATTCTACAGTCCCTTTTGATGGTGATACAAGTCATCGCCTTGATTATGTACCTTATCAGCTAGAACTCAAGTTTGCAAGGCCAAAAGAAGTGTACAAGCCAACCAGTCAACCCTTTGAGGATCTCACAACTCACCGATATGACTTTCAGGGTCTTCCTGGTGAAACTGCGAAAATCTGCAGACCTCCATACACCAGAGTGACCCAAAATGCTCATTTTGAAGGAAGCACGGAATTCCGCGAAAGCTTCCAACCATGGGAAATCCCACCACCCGAAGTCAAGAAACCACAGGAGTATGTCCCGCCTGCAGGTACCATGCAGCTAAACAGCACAAGCCATCTCGACTATGTTCCCTATCAGACCAAACGTGTTAGTCCCATCAGGCCAGTTTCTCAGAGAAAATGTAACAATGTCCCTTTTCAAGGAAAAAGCACCACAAAGGAAGATTTTCCAGCCTGGGAATGCTGTCGTCAAGGTCTCAttaagcagcagcagcagatttCCAACCCATCTGGAAGATTCGATGGTTGGAGCACTTTCAGGTCTCACTATGTGCCCCACGAGCTGATTCGGACGGAGAGCTGCAAACCCGCGCATGCTCTGCTTCAGAGTTCTGCTCCGTTCGACGACGCCACCATGTACTCTACAGAGTACACACCGAAGAAACAGGAAGTCTGCCCTGCTAGCTATCCTTCTCCTCCAGGCTATatctttgaaaatacaaattctCAAGGTCATAAATTCTTCCGCAAGGTCACGCCCATAGTGGAGGCCTTCTAA